A region from the Halococcus salifodinae DSM 8989 genome encodes:
- a CDS encoding CPBP family intramembrane glutamic endopeptidase, with amino-acid sequence MDKAILESGIGTAMTDSGDERSAGTNGNNSRSATNRQLALFWRIAVVLVSVTLIWLFVVYVGRTFFGPGYDRLGHVVSAVLTSVLVVPVVVLARRFLDQRPWAGLRLPSLRRGWRSLLLGMGCYVIPATIGLVMVLVLGWVEITVDTSFGEVVPLLLSLMGLVFLSEALPEELVFRGYIYHNLNTALPRWAAVGGQAVLFALWGVAIGAAPTIDRVVFLFGMALILGMIRAITDDVWACIGFHLAFQTTQQFLAPHWSGDQFIVSSPQMLEGVAFGLVPFVLAVLTLEILVQKNTDWRETHPDES; translated from the coding sequence ATGGATAAGGCTATCCTCGAATCAGGGATAGGTACCGCGATGACTGATTCGGGCGACGAGCGTTCGGCGGGTACCAACGGGAATAACTCTCGAAGCGCTACCAATCGGCAACTGGCTCTGTTTTGGCGAATTGCGGTCGTGCTGGTCTCTGTAACGCTCATATGGCTCTTTGTTGTATACGTGGGTCGGACGTTCTTTGGTCCGGGCTACGACCGCCTTGGACACGTCGTGAGCGCCGTACTCACTTCTGTGCTGGTCGTTCCAGTGGTCGTGTTGGCTCGTCGCTTCCTCGATCAGCGTCCGTGGGCTGGACTTCGGCTCCCCTCACTACGGAGGGGTTGGCGGTCGCTACTGCTTGGGATGGGATGCTACGTGATTCCCGCTACCATCGGATTGGTGATGGTTTTGGTACTTGGTTGGGTCGAGATAACCGTCGATACATCGTTCGGTGAGGTGGTACCGCTCCTCCTCAGCCTGATGGGACTCGTCTTCTTGTCCGAGGCGCTCCCCGAGGAACTCGTCTTTCGAGGATATATCTATCACAATCTCAATACTGCGCTCCCTCGGTGGGCGGCCGTGGGTGGACAAGCGGTACTGTTCGCCCTCTGGGGAGTTGCCATCGGAGCGGCCCCGACGATTGACCGAGTTGTCTTCCTCTTTGGTATGGCTCTCATCCTCGGTATGATTCGAGCGATCACCGATGATGTCTGGGCGTGCATCGGGTTTCATTTGGCCTTTCAAACCACCCAGCAGTTCCTCGCTCCTCACTGGAGTGGCGACCAGTTCATCGTCAGTAGTCCTCAGATGCTCGAAGGAGTTGCATTCGGACTCGTCCCTTTCGTACTCGCTGTACTGACACTCGAAATACTAGTGCAGAAGAATACAGACTGGCGAGAAACGCATCCCGACGAGTCATAA